Proteins from a genomic interval of Mesobacillus sp. S13:
- a CDS encoding GNAT family N-acetyltransferase, with protein MEHKKTYNAKELKTPHGRLIIEGPISPEKLASYEFHKDLVAFRPPAQQHKALVEIAGLPEGRIIVARSGHMIVGYVTYLYPDPLERWSEGKMEDLIELGAIEVIPEFRGSSVGKNLLIVSMMDDAMEDYIIITTEYYWHWDLKGTGLNVWEYRKVMEKMMNAGGLTWYATDDPEISSHPANCLMARIGKRIPPESVQKFDQLRFMNRFMY; from the coding sequence ATGGAACATAAAAAGACTTATAACGCAAAAGAATTAAAAACTCCCCATGGCCGTTTGATCATTGAAGGCCCGATTTCTCCTGAAAAACTCGCAAGCTATGAATTCCATAAAGATCTAGTGGCTTTCCGGCCTCCTGCCCAACAGCACAAGGCACTGGTAGAGATTGCCGGTCTGCCGGAGGGCAGGATCATTGTAGCGCGTTCAGGCCATATGATTGTCGGCTATGTTACTTATCTGTACCCAGACCCGCTTGAAAGATGGTCTGAAGGAAAAATGGAAGATTTAATCGAACTCGGAGCTATCGAAGTCATTCCTGAATTCCGGGGGAGCTCAGTCGGCAAAAACCTGCTGATCGTTTCCATGATGGATGACGCAATGGAAGATTATATCATTATCACAACTGAATATTATTGGCATTGGGACCTGAAAGGAACCGGCTTGAATGTTTGGGAATATCGCAAGGTAATGGAAAAAATGATGAATGCCGGCGGCCTTACCTGGTACGCGACAGATGATCCAGAAATCAGCTCCCATCCAGCAAACTGTCTGATGGCACGAATTGGAAAAAGAATTCCGCCTGAATCCGTTCAGAAATTCGATCAGCTGCGGTTCATGAACCGTTTTATGTATTGA
- a CDS encoding acetoin utilization AcuB family protein — protein sequence MIVEEIMKRDVTTLFPENTIADAIKLMSDKKIRHIPIVDKDQGVIGLVSDRDIKDAAPSVFHWDEHKGELENPVKSIMTTNVITGHPLDFVEEISAIFYEHNISCLPIIKDKKLVGIVTETDLLHTLVELTGAHQPGSQIEVKVPNKAGMLCEIASVISMRKANIQSVLVYPDQKDERYKILVVRIQTMNPIAVIEDLKKAGHHVLWPNLPGVSS from the coding sequence ATGATCGTCGAGGAAATTATGAAAAGGGATGTCACGACACTTTTCCCTGAAAATACAATCGCGGATGCAATCAAGCTAATGTCAGATAAAAAGATCCGCCATATCCCGATTGTCGATAAGGACCAGGGTGTCATCGGCCTGGTGTCTGACCGGGATATCAAGGATGCCGCTCCGTCGGTTTTTCATTGGGATGAACATAAGGGTGAACTTGAAAATCCAGTCAAGTCCATTATGACGACTAATGTGATCACTGGGCATCCTCTCGATTTTGTCGAGGAAATCTCGGCAATCTTTTATGAACATAATATCAGCTGCCTGCCAATCATCAAGGATAAGAAGCTGGTAGGCATCGTTACTGAAACAGACCTGCTCCATACTCTTGTTGAGCTTACTGGTGCCCATCAGCCGGGATCTCAAATAGAAGTTAAGGTGCCAAATAAAGCGGGCATGCTTTGTGAAATCGCTTCTGTCATCAGCATGAGGAAAGCCAATATCCAAAGCGTGCTTGTATACCCTGACCAAAAGGATGAGCGTTACAAAATCCTCGTTGTAAGGATCCAGACGATGAATCCAATCGCGGTGATCGAGGACTTGAAGAAAGCCGGTCATCATGTAC